Proteins from a genomic interval of Orbaceae bacterium lpD02:
- a CDS encoding multifunctional CCA addition/repair protein, whose product MKKYLVGGAVRDSLLNNPIADSDWVIVGAKPQELLDLGYEQVGKDFPVFLHPETKEEYALARTERKSGKGYTGFICDFSQEITLEQDLLRRDLTINAIAMDEDKNLIDPYGGINDLNNRILRHVSLAFKEDPLRVLRVARFAARYHHQGFTIAPETLTLMREIVKAGEMAHLTAERVWKETEKALATQNPQVFFEVLKACDALVILFPELNNLFGVPQPEKWHPEIDTGIHTLLALQQSALLTDDLLVRFSVLCHDFGKGLTPKEQWPHHKNHGEKGIALVQQLCTRLKIPNQYQKIASLMCRYHDEVHCVTKLPTEALVLLLNGIDVWRNPDNLEKLILTSLADLRGRKGFENEPYPQAQYLKKIYSIAKSVAIKDIIQAGFQGKEIHDELLRRRINSIDEWKMTNI is encoded by the coding sequence ATGAAAAAATATCTTGTTGGGGGCGCGGTTAGAGATAGCTTACTTAATAATCCAATCGCCGATTCAGATTGGGTTATTGTTGGCGCCAAACCACAAGAATTATTAGATCTGGGCTATGAACAGGTAGGAAAGGATTTCCCCGTATTCTTGCATCCCGAAACAAAAGAAGAGTATGCCTTAGCTCGAACTGAGCGCAAATCAGGTAAAGGATATACTGGGTTTATTTGTGATTTTAGCCAAGAGATCACACTGGAGCAGGATTTACTCCGTAGAGACTTAACGATTAATGCTATCGCGATGGATGAAGATAAAAACTTAATTGATCCATACGGTGGCATTAATGATCTAAACAATCGAATATTAAGGCACGTTTCGTTAGCTTTCAAAGAAGATCCTCTTAGAGTATTACGCGTTGCTCGCTTTGCCGCTCGTTACCACCACCAAGGTTTCACTATTGCACCAGAAACTCTTACGCTTATGAGGGAGATAGTTAAGGCTGGTGAAATGGCTCATTTAACTGCCGAAAGAGTCTGGAAAGAGACCGAAAAAGCACTAGCAACGCAAAACCCACAAGTATTTTTTGAAGTTTTAAAAGCTTGTGATGCTTTAGTTATACTGTTTCCGGAATTAAATAACTTATTTGGCGTACCACAGCCAGAAAAATGGCATCCAGAAATTGATACAGGCATTCATACTCTGCTCGCCTTACAACAGTCAGCCTTGCTCACTGATGATTTATTGGTACGCTTCTCGGTATTATGCCACGATTTTGGTAAAGGATTAACACCAAAAGAACAATGGCCGCATCATAAAAACCATGGTGAAAAAGGCATTGCTTTAGTACAGCAATTATGCACAAGATTAAAAATACCTAACCAGTATCAAAAAATTGCCAGCTTAATGTGTCGTTATCACGATGAAGTTCATTGTGTTACGAAATTACCAACCGAGGCATTAGTTTTGTTACTTAACGGTATTGATGTGTGGCGCAATCCCGATAACCTTGAAAAATTGATATTAACGAGTTTGGCTGATTTGAGAGGCCGAAAAGGTTTCGAAAATGAGCCTTATCCGCAAGCACAATACTTAAAAAAAATTTATTCAATTGCTAAATCGGTGGCGATAAAAGATATCATTCAAGCTGGCTTTCAAGGCAAAGAAATTCATGATGAATTGCTCCGTAGACGGATTAATTCCATCGACGAATGGAAAATGACTAATATTTGA
- a CDS encoding TIGR04211 family SH3 domain-containing protein: MNKKNLLIAVMFSCALQSLMTFTVLAADKYIAEDLSVYLKRGPGPQYGIIGSLKSGEQVSVLETSSDGKYTRIRDSKNRASWIESEFLSDVPNLKERLPALEQELAILKDKANSATQDRQALIDNYTNQLTVANQKITELEKRNSELQAQADEQLSNVESLNNQLDEKRQNLILSWFLRGGLVAGIGLVAGLVLPFIIPRRKKNNWMN, encoded by the coding sequence ATGAATAAAAAGAATTTATTAATAGCAGTCATGTTTTCATGTGCTTTACAAAGCTTAATGACATTTACTGTTTTGGCCGCTGATAAATATATTGCAGAAGATCTTTCTGTCTATTTAAAACGCGGCCCAGGCCCCCAATATGGAATAATTGGCTCGCTAAAATCAGGAGAGCAAGTTTCAGTATTAGAAACAAGCAGTGATGGTAAATATACTCGAATTAGAGATAGCAAAAATCGAGCATCGTGGATTGAATCAGAATTTTTATCCGATGTGCCTAATTTAAAAGAAAGATTACCTGCGCTTGAACAAGAATTAGCGATTTTAAAAGATAAAGCAAACAGTGCAACGCAAGATAGGCAAGCATTGATTGATAATTATACCAATCAGCTAACTGTTGCTAATCAAAAAATTACTGAGTTAGAAAAAAGAAATAGTGAACTACAAGCGCAAGCTGATGAACAATTATCAAATGTCGAATCGCTTAATAATCAGCTAGATGAAAAAAGACAAAATTTAATACTTAGTTGGTTTTTACGTGGCGGGCTGGTCGCTGGTATTGGCTTAGTTGCAGGTTTGGTACTACCATTTATTATCCCTCGCCGTAAAAAAAATAACTGGATGAACTAA
- the moaC gene encoding cyclic pyranopterin monophosphate synthase MoaC has protein sequence MSQSEQQKNDLSFSHVNEQGQAHMVDVTEKAETPREAIAEAFVQMNAETLAMIIAGKHHKGDVFATARIAGIQAAKRTWELIPLCHPLLLTKVEVMIEPDIEHSQVRIQSLCKLKGQTGVEMEALFAASTAALTIYDMCKAVQKDMVISQVRLLAKRGGKSGDFKVCHD, from the coding sequence ATGTCACAGTCAGAACAACAGAAAAACGACCTTAGTTTTAGCCATGTTAATGAGCAAGGTCAAGCCCATATGGTAGACGTAACTGAAAAAGCTGAAACACCTCGAGAGGCTATAGCGGAAGCATTTGTGCAAATGAACGCCGAAACGTTAGCAATGATTATTGCGGGTAAACACCACAAAGGTGACGTGTTTGCAACGGCGAGGATTGCCGGTATCCAAGCAGCCAAGCGAACATGGGAACTTATTCCTCTTTGCCATCCATTACTGTTGACAAAAGTAGAGGTCATGATCGAACCAGATATAGAACATTCTCAGGTGAGGATTCAGTCACTTTGTAAACTAAAAGGGCAGACAGGTGTCGAAATGGAAGCATTATTTGCCGCATCAACAGCTGCTTTGACTATTTATGATATGTGTAAAGCTGTGCAAAAAGATATGGTTATTTCACAAGTTCGATTATTAGCTAAAAGAGGCGGTAAGTCAGGAGATTTTAAAGTTTGCCATGACTAG
- a CDS encoding phosphopentomutase: MIQMTPEKKGKCIVIILDGFGIGCMDDVSEVRPRDIHSNTALNIIKRNPSIELPNLENLGLMNAIGCEYKHHKFSLTANWGTANLAHVGADSFLGHQEIIGTLPKPPLIEPFRNKIDIIEKNLKNAGYGVRRVGKQLDPKILVINECVTVGDNLETDYGQVYNVTACLDLISFEDLKKLASIVRGSVQVSRVITFGGENITLQDLLNARKVKNNAIAGIDAPLSGVYKKGYKVIHLGYGIDKNVQIPTILDKSSIDVCLIGKAADIIQTDSKKIIYGVDSDYLFDQLNLESTKMDTGLIILNIQETDLAGHSQDVQWYSELLQLADKRIGTLIAQLRSDDILIIMADHGNDPTIGHSNHTREKVPLLAYKKGVEGKHLGTRATLSDVGATVAEYFNVEPPQNGVSFLSQLF; this comes from the coding sequence ATGATTCAGATGACTCCAGAAAAAAAAGGCAAATGCATTGTTATAATATTAGATGGTTTCGGTATTGGGTGCATGGATGATGTATCAGAAGTAAGACCTCGTGATATTCATTCAAATACCGCCTTAAATATCATTAAACGAAATCCCTCAATAGAGCTCCCCAATTTAGAAAATTTAGGATTAATGAATGCTATCGGTTGTGAGTATAAGCACCATAAATTTTCGCTGACAGCAAATTGGGGTACCGCTAATCTTGCGCATGTAGGTGCAGATTCATTTTTAGGTCACCAAGAAATTATTGGTACATTGCCTAAGCCTCCGTTGATTGAGCCATTTCGAAATAAGATCGACATTATTGAAAAAAATCTAAAAAATGCAGGGTACGGCGTTAGAAGAGTTGGGAAACAATTAGACCCTAAAATATTAGTGATTAATGAGTGCGTGACAGTTGGTGATAATTTAGAAACAGACTATGGTCAAGTGTATAATGTGACCGCTTGTTTAGATCTTATTTCATTTGAGGATTTAAAAAAATTAGCTAGCATTGTTCGTGGCTCAGTTCAAGTTTCTCGCGTTATTACTTTTGGTGGTGAAAATATTACATTGCAAGATTTGCTTAATGCGAGAAAAGTAAAAAATAACGCAATTGCAGGTATCGATGCGCCACTATCGGGTGTTTATAAGAAAGGCTATAAAGTCATTCATTTGGGATATGGTATTGATAAAAACGTACAAATTCCCACTATTTTAGATAAAAGTAGTATCGATGTTTGTTTAATCGGTAAAGCGGCAGATATTATTCAAACTGACAGCAAAAAAATAATATACGGTGTCGATAGTGATTATTTATTTGACCAATTAAATCTTGAGTCAACTAAAATGGATACCGGGCTTATCATTTTAAACATACAAGAAACCGATCTCGCAGGACATTCACAAGATGTGCAGTGGTATAGTGAACTACTGCAATTAGCCGATAAACGCATTGGTACGTTGATCGCCCAATTAAGGTCAGATGACATTTTAATCATTATGGCAGACCATGGCAATGACCCAACAATTGGTCACAGTAACCATACTCGTGAAAAAGTACCATTATTAGCATACAAAAAAGGAGTGGAGGGTAAACATTTGGGAACGAGGGCGACACTGTCTGATGTGGGAGCAACGGTTGCTGAGTACTTTAATGTCGAGCCACCTCAAAATGGTGTTTCCTTTTTATCTCAGTTATTTTAG